The proteins below are encoded in one region of Mycobacterium pseudokansasii:
- the secA2 gene encoding accessory Sec system translocase SecA2: MPKTTRAEPGRLSSRFWRLLGASTEKNRNRSLTQVTASAEYDEEAADLTDEKLRRAAGLLNLDDLADSADIPQFLAIAREAAERATGLRPFDVQLLGALRMLAGDVIEMATGEGKTLAGAIAAAGYALAGRHVHVVTINDYLAHRDAEWMGPLLEALGLTVGWITAESTSDDRKAAYGCDVTYASVNEIGFDVLRDQLVTDVEDLVSPNPDVALIDEADSVLVDEALVPLVLAGTTHRETPRLEIIRLIAELVPGTDYETDSDSRNVHLTETGARKVEKALGGIDLYSEEHVGTTLTEVNVALHAHVLLQRDVHYIVRDGAVYLINASRGRIAQLQRWPDGLQAAVEAKEGIETTETGEVLDTITVQALINRYATVCGMTGTALAAGEQLRQFYKLGVSPIPPNTPNIREDETDRVYITAAAKNDAIVAHIAEVHETGQPVLVGTRDVAESEELHERLLRRDVPAVVLNAKNDAEEAQVIAEAGKFGAVTVSTQMAGRGTDIRLGGSDEADHDRVAELGGLHVVGTGRHHTQRLDNQLRGRAGRQGDPGSSVFFSSWEDDVVAANLDTNKLPMDTDEDGRIVSPKTGSLLDHAQRVAEGRLLDVHANTWRYNQLIAQQRAIIVERRNTLLRTATAREELAELAPERYQELAQAMPDDGSEERLEKICRLIMLYHLDRGWADHLAYLADIRESIHLRALGRQNPLDEFHRLAVDAFASLAADAIEAAQQTFETANVLEEEPGLDLSKLARPTSTWTYMVNDNPLSDDTLSTLSLPGVFR, encoded by the coding sequence GTGCCCAAGACCACACGCGCTGAACCTGGCCGCCTGAGCAGCCGATTTTGGCGACTTCTCGGCGCCAGTACGGAAAAGAATCGAAACCGGTCCCTGACCCAGGTGACCGCTTCGGCAGAGTACGACGAAGAAGCCGCCGACCTGACCGACGAAAAGCTGCGCCGCGCGGCCGGGCTGCTCAACCTCGACGATCTCGCCGACTCCGCCGACATCCCGCAGTTCTTGGCCATCGCCCGGGAAGCAGCTGAGCGGGCGACCGGCCTGCGCCCGTTCGACGTGCAATTGCTGGGTGCACTGCGCATGCTTGCCGGTGACGTGATCGAAATGGCGACCGGTGAGGGCAAGACGCTTGCCGGCGCGATCGCGGCCGCTGGCTATGCACTGGCCGGCCGGCATGTCCACGTCGTGACCATCAACGACTACCTGGCCCACCGCGACGCGGAGTGGATGGGCCCGCTGTTGGAGGCGTTGGGGCTGACGGTCGGATGGATCACCGCGGAGTCGACCAGCGACGACCGCAAGGCGGCATACGGCTGCGACGTCACCTATGCCTCGGTCAACGAGATCGGTTTCGATGTACTGCGCGATCAGCTGGTCACCGACGTGGAAGACCTGGTATCGCCCAATCCGGACGTGGCCCTCATCGACGAGGCCGACTCCGTGCTCGTCGACGAGGCGCTGGTGCCCTTAGTCCTGGCCGGCACCACCCACCGGGAGACGCCGCGGCTGGAAATCATCCGCCTGATTGCCGAGTTGGTCCCCGGCACCGACTATGAGACCGACTCCGACAGCCGCAACGTCCACCTGACCGAGACCGGCGCTCGCAAAGTCGAGAAAGCACTCGGTGGCATCGACCTGTACTCCGAGGAACATGTCGGCACCACGCTGACCGAGGTCAACGTCGCCTTGCACGCGCATGTGCTGCTGCAGCGCGACGTGCACTACATCGTCCGAGATGGTGCGGTCTACCTGATCAACGCCTCGCGCGGGCGCATCGCCCAACTGCAGCGCTGGCCCGACGGGCTGCAGGCCGCCGTCGAGGCCAAGGAGGGCATCGAGACCACCGAGACCGGTGAAGTGCTCGACACCATCACCGTGCAGGCGCTGATCAACCGTTACGCCACCGTGTGCGGCATGACGGGGACCGCGCTGGCCGCCGGCGAGCAGCTGCGCCAGTTCTACAAACTCGGTGTGTCGCCGATACCGCCGAATACTCCGAACATCCGCGAGGACGAGACCGACCGGGTGTACATCACGGCGGCGGCCAAGAACGACGCGATCGTCGCGCACATCGCCGAAGTGCACGAGACCGGGCAACCGGTGCTGGTCGGCACGCGCGACGTTGCCGAATCCGAGGAGCTGCACGAAAGACTGCTGCGACGCGACGTCCCCGCGGTCGTGCTCAACGCGAAAAACGACGCGGAGGAGGCGCAGGTGATCGCCGAGGCCGGCAAATTCGGTGCGGTAACCGTGTCGACGCAGATGGCCGGACGCGGCACCGACATTCGGCTTGGCGGCTCCGACGAAGCCGACCACGACCGGGTCGCCGAACTGGGTGGCCTGCATGTTGTCGGCACCGGCCGCCATCACACCCAGCGGCTGGACAACCAGTTGCGCGGGCGGGCCGGGCGCCAGGGCGACCCCGGGTCGTCGGTGTTCTTCTCGAGCTGGGAAGACGACGTCGTCGCGGCCAACCTCGACACCAACAAATTGCCGATGGACACCGACGAGGATGGCCGAATCGTCAGTCCGAAGACCGGGAGTTTGCTCGACCATGCCCAGCGCGTCGCCGAGGGCCGGTTGCTGGATGTGCATGCGAACACCTGGCGCTACAACCAGTTGATCGCGCAACAACGCGCCATCATCGTCGAACGACGAAACACCTTGCTGCGCACCGCGACCGCGCGTGAGGAACTGGCCGAACTGGCGCCCGAGAGGTACCAGGAGCTGGCTCAGGCGATGCCCGACGACGGGTCCGAAGAGCGCCTCGAGAAGATCTGCCGGCTGATCATGCTGTACCACCTGGACCGCGGCTGGGCCGATCACCTGGCTTATCTGGCCGACATCCGGGAGAGCATCCACCTGCGAGCGCTGGGTCGGCAGAACCCGCTCGACGAGTTCCACCGGTTGGCGGTGGATGCGTTCGCGTCTCTGGCCGCAGATGCGATCGAGGCCGCACAGCAAACATTCGAAACGGCCAATGTTCTCGAAGAAGAGCCCGGGCTGGATCTGTCCAAGCTGGCGCGGCCCACGTCGACGTGGACCTACATGGTCAACGACAACCCACTGTCTGACGACACACTGTCCACGCTGAGCCTGCCCGGCGTGTTCCGCTGA
- a CDS encoding CDP-alcohol phosphatidyltransferase family protein, whose product MEPVLTHSRVLTVPNVLSVIRLALIPVFVYVMLIAHIHGWAVAILMFSGVSDWADGKIARLLNQSSRLGVLLDPAVDRLYMVTVPIVLALSGTVPWWFVLTLLARDAALAATLPLLWSRGLSALPVTYIGKAATFALMAGFPILLLGQWDALWSRLLGACGWAFLIWGMYAYLWAFVLYVVQMTMVVRRMPKLKHRAYQPVARKASGHGRR is encoded by the coding sequence ATGGAGCCGGTACTCACCCACAGTCGGGTGCTGACGGTACCTAACGTGCTGAGCGTCATCCGCCTGGCGCTGATTCCGGTGTTCGTCTACGTCATGCTGATTGCGCACATCCATGGCTGGGCGGTGGCGATCTTGATGTTCAGCGGCGTGTCCGATTGGGCGGACGGCAAGATCGCCCGGCTGCTGAACCAGTCGTCGCGGCTGGGCGTGCTGCTGGATCCGGCCGTCGACCGGCTCTACATGGTGACCGTCCCCATCGTGTTGGCGCTGAGCGGGACCGTGCCGTGGTGGTTTGTGCTCACGCTGCTGGCGCGTGACGCCGCGCTGGCTGCCACGCTGCCGTTGCTGTGGAGCCGAGGCCTGTCCGCCCTGCCGGTCACCTACATCGGCAAGGCGGCGACTTTCGCCCTGATGGCCGGCTTTCCGATACTGCTCTTGGGGCAGTGGGACGCGTTATGGAGCCGCCTCCTCGGCGCCTGCGGCTGGGCATTTCTGATCTGGGGTATGTATGCGTACCTGTGGGCGTTTGTGCTGTACGTAGTGCAGATGACGATGGTGGTTCGGCGGATGCCCAAGCTCAAGCACCGGGCGTATCAACCAGTTGCGCGAAAAGCGAGCGGCCATGGCCGACGTTGA
- a CDS encoding DUF881 domain-containing protein has translation MADVDRVLGGYDPNAGYSAHAAARPKHNPVPSLLRALLSVHLDPGYAAAAAKRDGSAAPKDGRARAFGWLWQALAATVVAAVFAAAVAQARSVAPGVRAAQQLLVSNVRSTQAAASRLAQQRSALSAKVDDVQRLALADDAEGQRLLARLDALSLAAASTPVIGPGLTVTVTDPGVGPNLSDASKQRVSGSQQIILDRDLQLVVNSLWASGAEAISVDGARIGPNVTIRQAGGAILVDNNPTSSPYTILAVGPPHAMQDVFDRSPGLHRLRLLEVSYGVGVSVNASDGLALPAGAIRDVTFAKQIGS, from the coding sequence ATGGCCGACGTTGACCGAGTGCTCGGCGGTTATGACCCGAACGCCGGCTACAGCGCGCATGCGGCGGCGCGGCCCAAGCACAACCCGGTACCGTCGCTGCTTCGCGCGCTGTTGTCCGTACATCTCGACCCCGGCTACGCTGCGGCGGCCGCCAAACGGGACGGCTCCGCCGCGCCCAAAGATGGTCGCGCCCGCGCTTTCGGCTGGCTGTGGCAGGCATTGGCCGCGACTGTGGTCGCAGCGGTATTCGCGGCCGCCGTGGCGCAGGCCCGGTCCGTTGCACCCGGGGTGCGCGCGGCCCAGCAGCTGCTTGTCTCAAACGTGCGGTCTACCCAGGCCGCTGCTTCCAGGTTGGCCCAGCAGCGCAGCGCGCTCTCGGCGAAGGTCGACGACGTGCAACGGCTAGCGCTGGCCGACGACGCCGAGGGGCAGCGACTGCTCGCCCGTCTGGATGCCCTCAGCCTGGCGGCGGCCAGCACGCCGGTTATCGGTCCGGGGTTGACTGTGACCGTGACCGATCCGGGAGTGGGGCCGAATCTCTCCGATGCCTCCAAACAGCGGGTGAGCGGCAGCCAGCAAATCATCCTGGACCGAGACCTGCAGCTGGTGGTGAACTCCTTGTGGGCCAGTGGCGCGGAGGCAATCTCGGTCGACGGCGCGCGGATCGGGCCGAATGTGACCATTCGCCAGGCCGGGGGAGCGATCCTCGTCGACAACAATCCCACCAGCAGCCCCTACACCATCCTCGCGGTTGGACCACCGCATGCGATGCAAGATGTCTTCGACCGTAGTCCCGGTCTGCACCGCCTTCGGCTGCTGGAGGTCTCCTATGGCGTCGGCGTCAGCGTCAACGCCTCCGACGGTCTGGCGCTGCCGGCCGGCGCTATCCGGGACGTCACGTTCGCCAAACAGATTGGGTCCTAG
- a CDS encoding small basic family protein: MIGIAALALGIVLGLVFHPSVPEVIQPYLPIAVVAALDAVFGGLRAYLERIFDPKVFVVSFVFNVLVAALIVYVGDQLGVGTQLSTAIIVVLGIRIFGNTAALRRRLFGA; encoded by the coding sequence ATGATCGGTATCGCGGCCCTTGCCCTTGGCATCGTGCTGGGATTAGTTTTCCACCCCAGCGTGCCCGAGGTGATTCAGCCGTATCTGCCGATCGCAGTGGTCGCCGCGCTCGACGCCGTGTTCGGCGGGTTGCGCGCCTACCTCGAGCGGATCTTCGATCCGAAGGTCTTCGTGGTGTCGTTCGTGTTCAACGTCCTGGTGGCCGCATTGATCGTCTATGTGGGTGATCAACTGGGCGTTGGCACGCAATTGTCCACGGCCATCATCGTGGTACTGGGAATCCGCATCTTCGGCAATACCGCCGCGCTGCGGCGACGGCTGTTCGGAGCCTGA
- a CDS encoding DUF881 domain-containing protein, which produces MSQGPPDSAGDESRCAPTRHGHSKAERYAHEAARRGRHELPADRPRPEIGPVRRTGLSAMLRGSRSRMLFGALAILLCLVLGVAIVTQVRQTESGDSLDTARPADLLVLLDSLRQREATLNTEVADLQNTLNALQASGNNDEAAIESAQARLAALSILVGVVGATGPGVTVRIEDPGPGVAPDAMLDVVNELRAAGAEAIQISDAHESVRVGVDTWVVGSPGALTIDAKALSPPYSVLAIGDPPTLAAAMNIPGGAVDSIKRVGGRMSVQQADRVDVTALRQPKPHQYAQPVK; this is translated from the coding sequence GTGAGCCAGGGCCCTCCGGACAGCGCCGGCGACGAAAGCCGCTGCGCACCAACCCGGCACGGCCACTCCAAAGCCGAGCGCTACGCCCACGAAGCGGCGCGGCGCGGCCGTCACGAACTGCCCGCCGACCGTCCTCGCCCTGAGATCGGGCCGGTGCGTCGGACGGGACTGTCCGCGATGTTGCGAGGTAGCCGTTCCCGAATGCTGTTCGGGGCATTGGCAATCTTGCTATGCCTCGTGCTCGGGGTGGCCATCGTCACTCAGGTCCGCCAGACCGAGTCGGGTGATTCGCTGGACACGGCTCGCCCCGCGGATCTGTTGGTGCTGCTCGATTCGTTGCGGCAGCGTGAGGCCACCCTCAACACCGAGGTGGCCGACCTGCAGAACACCCTCAACGCATTGCAGGCCTCCGGCAACAACGACGAGGCCGCCATCGAAAGCGCACAGGCCAGACTGGCGGCGCTGTCGATCCTGGTGGGGGTGGTGGGCGCGACCGGACCCGGCGTCACCGTGCGCATCGAAGATCCCGGTCCCGGAGTGGCTCCGGACGCAATGCTCGACGTGGTCAACGAGTTGCGTGCCGCCGGAGCGGAAGCGATCCAGATCAGCGACGCACACGAGTCGGTGCGGGTCGGAGTCGACACCTGGGTGGTCGGTTCCCCGGGCGCGCTGACCATCGACGCCAAAGCGCTGTCTCCGCCCTATTCGGTTCTGGCGATTGGCGATCCACCGACGCTGGCCGCGGCGATGAACATTCCCGGTGGTGCGGTGGACAGCATCAAACGCGTCGGCGGACGGATGTCGGTGCAACAGGCAGACCGGGTGGATGTGACCGCCTTGCGACAACCGAAACCGCACCAATACGCTCAGCCCGTCAAATGA
- the gcvH gene encoding glycine cleavage system protein GcvH gives MSDIPPDLHYTAEHEWVRRTADDTVRVGITDFAQSALGDVVFVQLPAVGDEVTAGESFGEVESTKSVSDLYAPVSGKVAAVNSDLEGTPQLVNSDPYGDGWLLDLQVESPAAVEAALAALLDAEAYRGTITE, from the coding sequence GTGAGCGATATCCCACCCGATCTGCACTACACCGCCGAACACGAGTGGGTTCGCCGCACCGCGGACGACACCGTGCGGGTCGGGATCACCGATTTCGCGCAGTCCGCGCTGGGCGACGTCGTCTTCGTTCAATTGCCGGCCGTGGGCGATGAGGTGACCGCAGGGGAATCCTTCGGCGAGGTGGAATCGACGAAATCGGTGTCGGACCTGTACGCGCCGGTGTCCGGCAAGGTCGCTGCGGTCAACAGCGATCTGGAAGGCACACCACAATTGGTGAACTCAGACCCGTACGGCGACGGCTGGCTGCTGGACCTTCAGGTCGAAAGCCCCGCCGCCGTGGAAGCAGCCCTGGCGGCCCTGCTCGACGCCGAGGCGTACCGCGGCACCATAACCGAATGA
- the garA gene encoding glycogen accumulation regulator GarA, producing MDAEREQDQTSDEVTVETTSVFRADFLSELDAPAQAGTESAVSGVEGLPAGSALLVVKRGPNAGSRFLLDQPITSAGRHPDSDIFLDDVTVSRRHAEFRLEGNEFSVVDVGSLNGTYVNREPVDSAVLANGDEVQIGKFRLVFLTGPKQGDDDGGAGGR from the coding sequence ATGGACGCAGAACGAGAGCAGGACCAGACATCTGACGAAGTCACCGTGGAGACCACCTCAGTCTTCCGCGCCGATTTCCTCAGCGAACTGGACGCTCCAGCACAGGCGGGAACCGAGAGCGCGGTATCCGGGGTGGAAGGCCTTCCGGCGGGCTCGGCGTTGCTGGTCGTCAAGCGGGGACCCAATGCAGGGTCGCGCTTTCTGCTCGATCAACCCATTACATCCGCCGGCCGGCATCCCGACAGCGACATCTTTCTCGACGATGTCACGGTGAGTCGTCGCCACGCCGAATTCCGTTTGGAAGGCAACGAGTTCAGCGTCGTCGACGTCGGAAGCCTAAACGGCACGTACGTCAACCGTGAGCCGGTGGACTCGGCCGTGCTGGCAAATGGCGACGAGGTTCAGATCGGCAAATTCCGCTTGGTTTTCTTGACCGGACCCAAGCAAGGTGACGACGACGGGGGCGCCGGAGGCCGGTGA
- a CDS encoding MerR family transcriptional regulator translates to MSAPDSPALAGMSIGAVLELLRPDFPDVTISKIRFLEAEGLVTPQRAASGYRRFTAYDCARLRFILTAQRDHYLPLKVIRAQLDAQPDGELPPFGSPYGVPRLVPVSDDGTAGTRSDAAAVSPTRIRLSREDLLHRSGVDDDLLTALLKAGVINTGPGGFFDEHAVVILQCARALADFGVEPRHLRAFRSAADRQSDLIAQIAGPLVKADKAGARDRADDLAREVAALAITLHTSLIKSAVRDVLHR, encoded by the coding sequence GTGAGCGCACCGGATAGCCCCGCCCTGGCCGGGATGTCGATCGGCGCAGTCTTGGAGCTGCTGCGACCGGATTTTCCCGATGTCACGATCTCCAAGATTCGGTTTCTGGAGGCCGAGGGGCTGGTGACGCCGCAGCGCGCCGCATCGGGCTACCGGAGGTTCACCGCGTACGACTGTGCGCGGCTGCGGTTCATCCTCACCGCCCAGCGGGATCATTACCTGCCGCTCAAGGTGATCAGGGCGCAGTTGGACGCTCAGCCCGATGGTGAGCTGCCACCGTTCGGATCCCCTTATGGCGTACCGCGATTGGTCCCGGTCAGCGACGACGGCACCGCCGGCACGAGGTCCGACGCAGCGGCGGTGTCGCCGACCCGCATTCGACTCAGCCGCGAAGACCTCCTGCACCGCTCCGGAGTCGACGACGACCTGCTGACTGCTCTCTTGAAAGCCGGAGTGATCAATACCGGCCCGGGCGGCTTCTTCGACGAACACGCGGTCGTCATCCTGCAATGTGCGCGCGCACTCGCCGACTTCGGTGTGGAGCCGAGGCACCTGCGCGCATTTCGCTCCGCGGCCGATCGTCAGTCCGACCTGATCGCCCAGATCGCCGGTCCGTTGGTCAAGGCGGACAAGGCCGGAGCCCGTGACCGTGCCGACGACTTAGCCCGAGAGGTCGCCGCGCTTGCGATTACTTTGCACACCTCGTTGATCAAGTCCGCGGTACGCGACGTTCTGCATCGCTGA
- a CDS encoding bifunctional nuclease family protein — protein MGEVRVVGIRVEQPQNQPVLLLREADGDRYLPIWIGQSEAAAIALEQQGVEPPRPLTHDLIRDVIAALGHSLKEVRIVDLHEGTFYADLIFDRDIKVSARPSDSVAIALRVGVPIYVEEAVLAQAGLLIPDESDEEASSAVREDEVEKFKEFLDSVSPDDFKAT, from the coding sequence ATGGGTGAAGTTCGCGTTGTCGGCATTCGCGTCGAGCAACCGCAAAACCAGCCGGTGCTGTTACTGCGCGAGGCCGACGGTGATCGCTATTTGCCGATCTGGATCGGTCAGTCGGAGGCGGCCGCCATCGCGCTTGAGCAGCAAGGCGTCGAGCCGCCCCGACCGCTGACGCATGACCTGATCCGGGATGTCATTGCTGCACTTGGGCATTCGCTCAAAGAGGTGCGTATCGTCGACCTGCACGAAGGTACGTTTTACGCGGATCTGATCTTCGACCGCGATATCAAGGTGTCGGCTCGTCCCTCCGACTCGGTGGCGATCGCGCTGCGCGTCGGAGTTCCGATCTACGTCGAGGAGGCCGTGCTGGCCCAAGCCGGGCTGCTGATCCCCGACGAGAGCGACGAAGAAGCCAGCAGCGCGGTCCGCGAGGACGAGGTTGAGAAGTTCAAAGAATTCCTCGACAGCGTGTCACCCGACGATTTCAAGGCCACCTAG
- a CDS encoding MerR family transcriptional regulator, which translates to MSERPRQEQLDLADHATTADHGAHGGASEPVQPGLFPDDSVPDELVGYRGPSACQIAGITYRQLDYWARTSLVVPSIRSAAGSGSQRLYSFKDILVLKIVKRLLDTGISLHNIRVAVDHLRQRGVQDLANITLFSDGTTVYECTSAEEVVDLLQGGQGVFGIAVSGAMRELTGVIAEFHGERADGGEAIAAPEDELASRRKQRDRKIG; encoded by the coding sequence GTGAGCGAACGGCCACGTCAAGAACAGCTCGATCTTGCAGACCACGCGACTACCGCGGACCATGGCGCTCATGGCGGCGCGAGCGAACCCGTTCAGCCGGGGCTGTTTCCCGACGATTCGGTGCCCGATGAGCTGGTCGGCTACCGCGGACCGAGTGCCTGTCAAATCGCCGGCATCACCTACCGCCAACTCGACTATTGGGCGCGCACGTCGCTGGTTGTCCCGTCGATCCGCAGTGCGGCGGGATCGGGAAGCCAGCGGCTCTACTCGTTCAAGGACATTCTCGTTCTCAAGATCGTCAAGCGATTGCTTGACACCGGCATCTCGCTGCACAACATCCGGGTTGCCGTCGACCACCTGCGCCAGCGTGGTGTCCAGGACCTGGCCAACATCACCTTATTCTCCGACGGCACGACGGTGTATGAATGCACCTCCGCCGAGGAAGTCGTCGACCTTCTCCAGGGCGGCCAGGGTGTGTTCGGTATCGCCGTCTCGGGCGCGATGCGGGAGCTGACCGGCGTCATCGCCGAATTTCACGGTGAGCGCGCCGACGGCGGTGAAGCCATTGCCGCTCCGGAAGACGAGCTGGCTTCGCGCCGCAAGCAGCGCGATCGCAAGATCGGCTAG